The Streptomyces sp. NBC_01689 genome includes a window with the following:
- a CDS encoding helix-turn-helix domain-containing protein: MKISDGVGARIRRLRRAAGMSQADLAGEDLSASYVSLLEAGKRTPSPEVLEQLARRLGCELSELTDDPAKVSAGELEVELSYAELALNNGDPQAAFEAYRSVQEKASASSQPEIHYKAELGMARALEHLGRLEEAVVRLDALHSVSLEHPELVPRLTTVIALCRCYRELGDLSHAIEVAEATLTELEKLHLGPTVIGVELLSTLVGVYMERGDMHRASYLATKAIEQAGSITDSRALGAAYWNASVVMHRNGKTADALMLIEKALAIYAEGEDQRALARLRNAYAVVLLQSDTPQPEAARDVLSQSLTSLREVGSSVDIAYCLSALARAELRLGNAAVAIDHAERALELLGPDHRLQNARNHLVLAAARLCQGDREAAQVAYERGALMLEASEANRQAAFAWAELAEILRLCGEDERAVWAYRQSMRCMGHRETFLTTQPATSHP; encoded by the coding sequence GTGAAGATCTCGGATGGAGTAGGTGCCCGCATCCGACGCCTGCGCCGAGCCGCAGGAATGTCCCAGGCCGACCTCGCCGGCGAGGACCTGTCCGCGAGCTATGTCTCGCTGCTGGAGGCCGGCAAGCGCACTCCCTCCCCCGAGGTGCTGGAGCAACTGGCCCGGCGTCTGGGCTGCGAGCTCTCCGAGCTGACCGACGATCCGGCGAAGGTCTCGGCCGGTGAGCTCGAAGTGGAGCTCAGCTACGCCGAGTTGGCCCTCAACAACGGGGACCCGCAGGCGGCGTTCGAGGCGTACCGCTCCGTTCAGGAAAAGGCGAGCGCCTCCTCCCAGCCGGAGATCCATTACAAGGCGGAGCTCGGGATGGCTCGCGCCCTGGAGCATCTGGGCCGGCTGGAGGAGGCGGTGGTCCGCCTCGATGCCCTGCACTCCGTCTCCCTGGAACACCCCGAACTGGTTCCGCGGCTCACCACGGTGATCGCGCTGTGCCGGTGCTACCGAGAGCTCGGCGACCTCTCCCACGCCATCGAAGTGGCCGAGGCCACCCTCACCGAGCTGGAGAAGCTGCATCTCGGGCCGACGGTCATCGGCGTCGAGCTGCTGTCCACCCTGGTGGGCGTCTACATGGAGCGTGGCGACATGCACCGCGCCTCGTACCTCGCCACCAAGGCGATCGAACAGGCGGGCTCGATCACCGACTCCCGGGCGCTGGGCGCCGCGTACTGGAACGCCAGCGTGGTCATGCACCGCAACGGAAAGACCGCGGACGCCCTCATGCTGATCGAGAAGGCGCTGGCCATCTACGCGGAGGGCGAGGACCAGCGCGCCCTGGCCAGGCTCCGCAACGCCTATGCCGTGGTGCTCCTCCAGTCGGACACTCCGCAGCCGGAAGCGGCACGCGACGTCCTCAGCCAGAGCCTCACCAGCCTGCGCGAGGTCGGCAGCAGTGTCGACATCGCGTACTGCCTCTCCGCCCTCGCCCGGGCGGAGTTGCGCCTCGGAAACGCGGCGGTCGCCATCGACCACGCCGAGCGCGCGCTGGAACTGCTCGGACCCGATCACCGTCTCCAGAACGCCCGCAACCACTTGGTGCTCGCCGCGGCCCGGCTGTGCCAGGGCGACCGCGAAGCCGCCCAGGTCGCCTACGAGCGGGGTGCGCTGATGCTGGAGGCGTCCGAAGCCAACCGCCAGGCCGCCTTCGCCTGGGCCGAGTTGGCCGAGATCCTGCGACTCTGCGGGGAGGACGAACGCGCCGTGTGGGCGTACCGGCAGAGCATGCGGTGCATGGGACACCGGGAGACGTTCCTGACGACACAGCCGGCGACGTCGCACCCTTGA